CAATTCCTAATTCCTTACCTAGAAGTTCTCTTTTCCTTCTAGAATCTTCTTTTCCTGTAAGGTTAAAATATATCATATCTTCAATATCAAAGAAATATCTTTTCTCTGTTACTTCAAACTTAGCATTTTTAAGGGCCTTTAATATAGTATCAGGTGAAGCATTCTCAACTCCAATGTCCCCATCTTTTAACCCATCCTCTTGTGATATATAAGCATGTTTAATATTAGGTACTCTTTTAGAAATTATTTTCCTTATCTTCTCTCCTGCAAAATCGGGATCTGTAAACACAATAACTCCACACCTTTTTTGGGCTTCCTTTATCTTTTCTATTACATTTTTATTTATACCAAAGCCACCAACGGCTATTATTTCTGCATCTACGGCTCTTTTAACAGCTGTTATATCATCTCTTCCTTCCACAACTATTACTTCTTTTATCATAAAGCTTTCCTCCAAACCCTAATAAAAATATTAAACTATTTAATTATACTATAAAATTAATTTCCTTTTAAAGTTTATATTAATATAATAGCATTGTAAATAGTCTATAATATTATTATAAAAAATAAAAGATAATCTATATTTTAGATTATCTTTTATAGTTTAACCATTTTATAAATGGATCTCTTTATATTTTAAAATTAATTCAAAATATAAAGATTTACTGTTCTAACACCCCATTGCTGGGTTTGAGCATACGTGTCCATGAAAAGGTCTATTTTATTTCCTTTTATGGCTCCTCCCGTATCTTCAGCAACAGCTAATCCATAACCTTCTACATAAACCTTTGTTCCCAAAGGAATAACCGTTGGATCTACAGCTATAGTGCTATATCCATTTGGATTTCTTTTCGCCCTGTTTCCGCTTGCTGTCATTCCTGCATAAGGATCATCTCTAACGCCTAAATGATTAAAATCAGCTGTATATGCCGTTGCTGTTAATGATATTTTTTTAGAATAGCCCATAGGAGAACCTTGCTTAGAACCACGTGAATTTCTAGGCTTAATCATCATCTTAGTTCCTACTGCTAAAATTTGATTAATAGGTTTCTTTATGATCTTTTCTTCTACCACTTTTCTTGATACTTCTTTTCCGTCTTCATATACAACTTTTGTAGAGATTAATTTCTCCCCATGCTTACCATCTTGTACTACTTTCTGAGTACCTTTTTCATAATCATCAGTCTTTTTTACTTCTTTAGAGAAGTCAACTTTCTGTTTATTTTCTAGTATCTTTTCTTCTACTCGTGTTATGCTTACATTTAACCCTTCTTTTATCTTTGAATCAATTTCTGGAGATATTTTATCAAGCTTGTTTAATTTTACATCTTGTTCTGTCAATACATCACCTACTGTATTTTTTACAGTTTTTACATTTAACTGTTTTCCATCAACAGATAATGCAACATTAATTGCTTTTTTAATATTAATCTTATCTCCATTTTTTATCTTGCTGTCTGCAGGTACAGAAATCCAATCCTTTTCTCCTAAGGAAATATTATTTTCACTTAATACAGTACTTAAATTACTGCTTAAGGTTGTAATTTCTGTATCCTTATTATCTATTGTCACTGTTATGGTCTTTCTCATTTTTAAAATTGTAATTGTTGTACAAGTTAAAATCAGGATAAAAACTATAAGGGTTTTTGGTATTTTGAAAAAGTAGTCTTTAAGCTTTTCTTTCGACACCATATTCATTTTTTCCCCTCCTTTAAAGAGTCTTTGTGTATTATACCTTAATTTATTTTTTACGTCAAATGGGGCAAAAATATCATTAGTAAAAAATGCTTTAAAAGCATACTTAGTGTAATTAATAAATTACAGATTCTTTTATAGAAGGTTATATCTTTCTAGCTTGTAATAATTATATGCAGCCATTTTTCATATAATTACTATTTAAACAATTTAATGCTTAAATTTCCCCCTTACTCCTTACTGTACAGGTAAAATAAACAATTGAAAACTTGGAAAAAATTTCATATATTTTTTCACTTAAGATATTATATCATATTAATTCCGTATTTACTATAAATTTAGAAGTTTTTTAACATTGTCAATGGTTATTTTTTCTATTTCCTCACTTTTTAACTTTTTAATTTCAGCTATCTTTTCAATAACATATTCAATATAGTCCGACCTGTTTCTTTCTCCTCTATGAGGAGTCGGTGCCATATAAGGACAATCCGTTTCTACTAAAAGCCTTTCCATTGGAACTGTCTCTACAACCTCTATAATTTTTTTTGCATTTTTAAATGTTACAACTCCTGTGATTCCAATGTAATATCCCTGATTTAAACATTCTTTAGCAAACTCAACACTTCCTGAAAAACAATGTACAACACCTTTTACATCTGGAAATTCTTTAATTATATCAAGGGTATCTTTATGTGCATCTCTATCATGTATCACTACAGGAAGATTTAGTTCCCTTGCAAGCTCCATTTGCTTTCTAAAAGCTTCTTTTTGCACTTCTTTTGATGGATTCTCCTCCCAGTAATAATCTAATCCTATTTCACCTATAGCTCTAACTTTATTATCTTTAGCCATTTCTTTTATTTCTTTTATAATATCATCTGAAACTATATCAGCATATTCTGGATGAACTCCAACTGCTGCATATATGAAGTCATATTTCTTAGCAAGTTTAAATGAATCTCTAGCCCCTTCAATAGATGAGCCACAGTTTAATATTCCTATGATACCTCTATCTTTATTCAAACCTTCTAAAAGTTCATGTCTATCTTCATCAAAACTTTCATCATCATAATGTGCATGAGAATCAAAAATCACCTATACCACTCCATTTCTATTTACATAATATTATTGATAATAGGAGTTAATATTCCAATTATCCCACCCAAAAGAGCACCTAACCAAGTAATTGCATTTAATTCTTTACTTGCAATATCTAAAACAATTTTTTCTGTAAATTCAACATCAAGCTCATTTATTTTTTCTTCTACCATAGAAGAGATATTCAAAGCCTTAAATATATTTTTACTTTCAACTTTAAACAAATTGCCATAAATATTATCTATCCATGCATCTAATTCTGTAAGATGCATATTTCCAGCATTCTCCGGAATTATCTCATTTAAATTCTTATTAAGCAACTCTGCTATTAAGCTTTGAAGAGTTGGTGCTATTGTAGAATCAAGATTCTTTGGTGAAACTAGTTTTTTATATACTTTATCAAAAGTATCTTTTCCATTAAATTTAATCATATTTAAAAGATCCTCAAAAGTAACTCTATCTTCCTTTAATTTTATTTCTATAAGATTTATTATCTCTTTAACTAGATCTTTTGTTAATAGTTCATTACTAAGTAATGAAACTATATTGTTAATTAAATCCTCTCCATCTTCTTTAGAAAACTCTTCTACAATTTCTGATATTTCCTTTTTGGCAAATTTATCAATTTGTTTATTTATAAATGAAATAATGGCTATCTTAGCCTTTTCTTTTTCTAAATTTTCCATAATGATAGGAATTGCTTTTTCGTACAATGTATCAACATTTATAAACATAGCTACCATAGGATTTAACTTCGTTTTAACAGCATCATATAATATAGTTTTTATTTCTTTTTCCATATCTTCTTTTTGCAGAAACTTTTCAATTTCAGCTACAATTTCATTCCTATGGTTATATATATAATTCTTAATCATATCTATACTTTTTTGTGATACAATTGAGTCTAAACTTTCATTTTTCTGGATTTTTTTATTTATTACCTTTATTAAATATTCTTTTATATATTCTTCAACTTTTTTAGAATCCATATACCTATAAACCTCTTCATTCATAGTAGCTTTTATATGCATTCTATCTGATTCTTTTAAATAATCATAAATTGGTCTCTTAATAAATACTTGGGATTCACTTTTAATCCCTAAATATATAGCATCTTTAAACTCATCGCGCCTTGCATAAGATATTAATGAATGATTTATACTGTTAGAAAACTTTTGTATTATTTCTTGTTCTTTTCCTTTAAACATATCATGTAACAACACTTTTATTTTTTTATTACTATTAAATAATGTTTTAAATTTATTTAGAATCTCCTTTTTAACTGCTTCTTTAACCTCTTTTTTCTTTAAAGACTTAATAAGGGTATCTTCAGTAATTAAGTGTTCGCCAATAGCTTCTCCCACACTCCTAGAAATTCTATATCTCTCTTTTGGTATAAGTCCAGGTGTAAATGGAACCTTAAAACCTAAAATCCTCTTCTCTTCACGAGGTTTAAATAACATCTTTATAGCAAGCCAATTTGTAAAATAACCAATAACCGCGCCCACTATTATAGAAATAACGTACTTCATTAAATTCACCTCTTTTAGTTAAAATAAATCTTAATATATATGTTTTACTATTTTATAATATAATAGTCAACTTACCTATATAATTTACAAAGTTTATATATAATTTTTATAGAATATATTTCTTAAATAAAAATAACTTTGAGAATTAAAGAATGCTCAAAGTTATTTTTACATACATTTTACTATCTTACAATACTACCTGTTGGAATATTATCTGCCACAGAAGTTACTTTAAGTTCACTATCATCATTAGTAGCTGCTGATAAAATCATTCCTTGAGATAGTTCCCCTCTTAATTTCGCTGGTTTTAAATTGGCAACTAAAACAACTTTTTTACCAATCAAATCTTCTGGTTTATAGAACTTAGCTATTCCAGATATAATTTGTCTAACTTCTCCACCTAAATCCACTTTTAATTTTAGTAATTTATTTGCTTTTTTAACAGGTTCACATTCCAGTACTTTTACTACCCTTAAGTCTATTTTTTCAAAATCCTCTATAGTAATCTCTTCTTTTATAGGAATCATCTCTTGCTCTTTTTCTATACCTAAAGCTTCCTTAGCTTTTTGTCTTTGTTCTTCTGAAATCTTTTCAAGTTCTTGAAGTTTAGCTTCTACATCTATCCTTGGGAATATTACACCGTTTTTATTTACCCTAGTACCAGATATAGTCCCGTTAAACTCATTTAGACTTTCAAATGAATCTTTTTTAATTCCTAATTGCTCATTTATTCTTTCACTAGCCTTTGGTAAGAAAGCACTTAAAAGTATAGAAGAAAATCTTATAGATTCACTTAAAATATATAAGACTGTGCCAAGTCTTGACTTTTTATCTTCATCTTTACCTAATACCCAAGGCTCTGTTTCATCTATAAATTTATTTGTTCTTCTAATTAGTGACCATATACTATCTAGGGCAACTGGTATTCTTAAATTGTCAATGGCTTCTTCTACCTTTTTAGGAGTAGCTAATGCAAGAGAAATAAGTTCCTCATCTATATCAGCCTTTTCCCCTATCTCTGGAATTTCTCCTCCAAAATATTTATCTATCATAGTAACTGTTCTTGATACCAAGTTTCCAAGGTCATTTGCAAGATCAGAATTTGTTTTTTTGATAAATATTTCATTGCTAAATATTCCGTCTGATCCAAATGGAATTTCATGTAACAAATAATATCTTACAGCATCTACACCAAAATGACTAACAAGCATTTCAGGATCCACTACATTACCTTTAGATTTTGACATTTTACCATCTTCAAGCATCAACCAACCATGGCCAAAAACTTGTTTTGGAAGAGGTAAATCTAGGGCCATTAACATAATTGGCCAATAGATAGTATGGAATCTTATAATATCTTTTCCTACTAAATGTACATCTGCTGGCCAGTATCTTTCCATTATGTTTTCCTCAGAGTTTTCATATCCGAGAGCTGAAATATAATTTGAAAGAGCATCTATCCATACATAAACTACGTGTCCTTTATCAAATTCCACTGGTATTCCCCAATCAAAAGAGGTTCTAGATACACATAAGTCTTGTAACCCTGGTTTTAAAAAATTATTTAACATTTCATTTTTTCTTGATTCTGGTTGAATAAACTCTGGATGAGTTTCTATATATTCTATAAGCTTAGGTGCGTATTTAGACATTTTTAAAAAATAGGCTTCTTCTTTAGCTTTCTCTACAGGTCTTCCACAATCAGGGCATTTCCCACCTTCTGCTTGTGTATCTGTCCAAAATGATTCGCAAGGTGTGCAATATAATCCTTCATAAGAACTTTTATAAATATCACCTTGGTCATATAATTTTTTGAATATCTTTCCTACTGTATCCATGTGATGTTTATCTGTAGTTCTTATAAATGTATCATACTTAACATCCATGATGTCCCATAACTTTCTAATACCTGCTACTATCTCATCTACATATTCTTTTGGTGTTACTCCCTTTTTCTCAGCAAGTCTTTGAATTTTTTGACCATGTTCATCTGTCCCTGTTAAAAACATTACATCATGTCCTGTTAACCTTTTAAATCTTGCTACTGCATCTGCAGCTACAGTGGTATAAGTATTACCAATATGAAGCTTTGCAGATGGATAATATATTGGAGTTGTAATGTAGAAAGGTTTTTTATTACACATATATATACCTCCTTAATTTTTCAATAATTATTGAATCATATTTAGTTTAAATTATATTGTTATTTATTATATAAAATAAAAAATCCTCTAAGCATTACTGCTTAGAGGCGTTTCATCGCGTTACCACTCTAATTCACATTTATATCTCTACAAATGTCTCAATAGGTTGCATATTTATAAATAACTTTTATAAATATATAACCATGCAATTTAACGTATGCTAACGTAGTAATTTTACTTATCCGCATAATAAGCTCAAAAACTAGACTCAGAGTCCATATTCATAAACTTCTATATTGCTAGCTTTCACCTAACCTAGCTCTCTTTAAATATATAAATTTATTACTCTTCTCTTCATAGTCTTTAAATATATAAATTTTTCTATTATCAATAATATATAGTATAGATTTTATTATGTCAAGATTAATAATACTTATACCCTATTGATTTATTAAAAGAAATTATATGTAAATAAAAATTATTTTTAAACTTTTCTAAAAAGTATGTTTAAAAACAAATTTTATGTTAATACTATAAATACATATATGATCCCCCTAAATTATATATGTATCCCCCCATATGGAGCACGAAATTTTTGTGCTAACCCCTTAAAAAATCAGAGGTATTATCCTCTGATTTTTTTATATGTCTATTCCCTTATATTATGAAAATTTTCTTATTTATATTCAACTTTATTCACTTAAGTCTTTCTTCAAATTACTTCTTCTCAGAAACTTTAACTTAGTTTCAGAAGTAACTAAAGCTATAAATATTATTATGCATCCTAAAATCATCTTTGGTGTAAATTTCTCTTTCAACAAAATTGCAGAAAATACAGATCCAAAAACGGTTTCTAAACAAAGAATAATCGCTGCATGTGTTGATGATGTATACTTTTGAGCAACATTTTGTATTATATATGCAATCATAGTACTTACAGAACCTAAATAAAATACGGCAAGCCACCCCTTAGTGGATATATCTAACGGAACTTGTTCTTTAGTAACTAAAGCACATATTAATGATAGTATTGCTGCCATTCCCATTTGCAGTATAGTAAGTATAACTGGGTCTGTTTCTTTTATGTAATATTCAATAAATACAATTTGAGCTGCAAAGAATATTGCACATATTAAAGTTAAAGTATCACCTTTTGCAATACTAAATCCTCCATCTAATGTAAGTAAGGATGTACCCAAAAGACAAAGAACTGTAGATAGAAATGTATACTTATCAGGTGCCTTTTTAGTTACTATCCAATAAAGAAAAGGAACAATAACAACATATATACCTGTTAGAAAAGATTGTTTCCCTGGTGTTGTAAATTGTAATCCTATAGTTTGAAGTGAAAATGCTAAAAATAAAATACTTCCTACTACTGCACCGGCCTTTAAATCCTTTTTAGAAACCTTCTTTAACTTTTTAAAGAACAAAATACATAAAAATACAAATGCTATACTAAATCTAATTGCCATGGTATAAAAAGGTTTTATCCCTTCCTTTAAAGCTGTATCTGTTGCTACAAAGCCAACTCCCCATATAATGGCACACAAAAGTAATGATAAATCCGCTATAAGAGATTTTTTATTATCTACCTTCTCCATTCCATCTCCCCCTTAAAATATTCTTCTGTATTCCTTCAATTAATATAATATATGCATTTAACCATATAAGTAAATACTCTATTTATACTAATTAATCATCTATCCAGTTTTTCTTATCATAAATTCTATAAATTAAACAAAAAAATAGCACCAACTTATTTGGATTAAAACTTTATTATGTCCATAATAAGTTTAGGTGCTATTTATTTTAAAATTCTAGATTTTTTAATTTACTATTTTATTATAATTAAATCTTTTGAAGAGTGAGTAATTACTTCGCATCCTTCTTCAGTAACAATTACTGAATCTTCTACTCTGACTCCACCCCAACCTGGTATGTATATTCCAGGCTCTACTGTAACTATACAATCTTCTTTAAAAAATCTATTACCTACATTACTTATAAATGGTTCTTCATGTAACTCTAAACCTACACCATGACCTATTCCTGGGTAGTAATATTCAATATACTTCTCTAAAACTTCTCTAGCTTTTTTATCTGGCACATCTGTTTTTACTCCAGCTTTTACAGTCTTAACAGCTTCTTCTTCAGCTTTTCTAACAAGATTATATACTTCTACCTGCTTCTCGTCTGGTTCACCAATCATTATAGTTCTAGTCATGTCTGAATGGTAGCCTTTATATAGTGCTCCAAAATCAAATAATAAAAATTCTCCATTCTCGATAACTTTATCATCTGGTTTTCCATGCAATAATGAAGTTTTAGCACCAGAAATTAATATAGTATCAAAAGAAACCCCTTCTGCCCCTTCTTTTCTCATAAAATATTCTAATTGAAGAGCAACCTCATTTTCAGTCATACCTGGTTTAACAAAGTTTAAAATCTCAGAAAAAGCTTTATCTGCTATTCTAGCAGCTTCAACCATAAATTTCTTTTCTTCTGCATCCTTAACATATCTTAGCCCATCCACTAAACCAGCTGTTGGAACCAATTCTATATTAGGATTGGAATTTTTTATCCCCTCATATAATCCAAAAGTAACTTTATCCTTTTCAAAACCAATATTAGTTATATCCTTTTCCCATTCAGTTAATATAACTTTTACACACTCGCCGATACTTCCCCCTATATTTCTCCAATTTAAAACTTTAAACTCAGGACATTGTATCTCAGCTTGTTCTGTAAATCTTCCATCTGTAATAAAATAATTATTATTTTTTGTTACAAGTAAGTAAGATGCTTCGTCAGTAAACCTACTAACATATCTAACATTTGAAAGTTTCATAATAAACATAGCATCTAAGGATTTTTCTTTCATTAACTCAACAAGTCTTTGTACTCTACTCATTTTCCCCATCTCCTTTATTTTGTTACTTCCCCATACATCAAAAATAATTAAAGTTAAATTAACATATAAATCGCTTTATATGTTAATTTTTATAAATATCTATCTATTTACAAGTCTATGTTTGCCCTAAAATAATAATTACTAATTATTTACTTTGAGCCATTAATTTACACTTAGCTGTACAAGTTTTCATAGCAGCCATAACAGCATGTCTTAATCCCTTTTCTTCTAAAATTTCAACAGCTTCTATAGTGGTTCCCCCTGGAGAACATACCATATCTTTTAGTTCTCCTGGATGTTTTCCTGTTTCAATAACCATTTTTGCTGAACCTAAAACTGCTTGTGCAGCTATTTTATACGCCTTATTTCTAGGAATACCATCACACACAGCAGCATCTGCCATTGCTTCAATTAACATAAATATGTAAGCCGGTGAAGAACCACTTACAGAAACAAAAGCATCGATTAAATTTTCTGGAAGCACTTCAACCCCACCAAAGCTAGAAAATATGTCTTTTGCTCTTTCCATATCTTCTTCTTTAATATTTTCATTTCCACACAAAGCAGACATACCTTCTCCAACTAGAGCAGGTGTATTCGGCATTGCTCTTACTATTTTAACATCTTCTCCAAAAACATTGTCTAAATGTTCTATAACTTTTCCTGCAACTATGCTAATTACTATACAATCTTTTTTTATAACATCTTTTATTTCTTCCGCTACTTTATCAAGAATATTAGGTTTTATAGATAAAATTAAAACATCTGCAACCTTTGCTACTTCCTTATTATCTGAAGTAGTATTTACTCCAAATTCTGATTTCACCCTCTCTAAACATGGTTTAAATGCATCTGCTACGTATATATTGGAGTTTTTAACTAACTCTGATTTTACTATTCCCCCAATCATAGCATGTCCCATATTTCCACAACCTATAAAACTGATATTATAACTCATTAAAAAGCCCCCCGTCTAAATTGAAGGTATCAAAGTTGTCTTTCGACACTCTGATACCTATTAATCTTTTCCTTAGATTATATTATACTACTTTTTTAATAAAATTTGTATAATTTTTATCAATTTAAAAGGGAAAATTGTATTTATTTTATCAATCCAAAAACTTTAAACTATAAATTAGCATCCACATCCACAATCAAGTGATTGTTCCGTTCTATCAATTATTTCATCTTGAAGAACTTTATCTAAGTTATAGAAATAATCACTGTATCCAGCTACACGAACAATTAAATCTTTATATTCTTCTGGATCATTTTGTGCATTAATTAAGGTTTGCTTGTCAACAACATTAAACTGAATATGATGTCCACCTAATATAAAGTAAGATCTAACT
The nucleotide sequence above comes from Hathewaya histolytica. Encoded proteins:
- the rnmV gene encoding ribonuclease M5: MIKEVIVVEGRDDITAVKRAVDAEIIAVGGFGINKNVIEKIKEAQKRCGVIVFTDPDFAGEKIRKIISKRVPNIKHAYISQEDGLKDGDIGVENASPDTILKALKNAKFEVTEKRYFFDIEDMIYFNLTGKEDSRRKRELLGKELGIGYGNTNQIITRLNNYGISKEEFVEALNRIEDKI
- a CDS encoding 3D domain-containing protein codes for the protein MNMVSKEKLKDYFFKIPKTLIVFILILTCTTITILKMRKTITVTIDNKDTEITTLSSNLSTVLSENNISLGEKDWISVPADSKIKNGDKINIKKAINVALSVDGKQLNVKTVKNTVGDVLTEQDVKLNKLDKISPEIDSKIKEGLNVSITRVEEKILENKQKVDFSKEVKKTDDYEKGTQKVVQDGKHGEKLISTKVVYEDGKEVSRKVVEEKIIKKPINQILAVGTKMMIKPRNSRGSKQGSPMGYSKKISLTATAYTADFNHLGVRDDPYAGMTASGNRAKRNPNGYSTIAVDPTVIPLGTKVYVEGYGLAVAEDTGGAIKGNKIDLFMDTYAQTQQWGVRTVNLYILN
- a CDS encoding TatD family hydrolase is translated as MIFDSHAHYDDESFDEDRHELLEGLNKDRGIIGILNCGSSIEGARDSFKLAKKYDFIYAAVGVHPEYADIVSDDIIKEIKEMAKDNKVRAIGEIGLDYYWEENPSKEVQKEAFRKQMELARELNLPVVIHDRDAHKDTLDIIKEFPDVKGVVHCFSGSVEFAKECLNQGYYIGITGVVTFKNAKKIIEVVETVPMERLLVETDCPYMAPTPHRGERNRSDYIEYVIEKIAEIKKLKSEEIEKITIDNVKKLLNL
- a CDS encoding DUF445 family protein; this translates as MKYVISIIVGAVIGYFTNWLAIKMLFKPREEKRILGFKVPFTPGLIPKERYRISRSVGEAIGEHLITEDTLIKSLKKKEVKEAVKKEILNKFKTLFNSNKKIKVLLHDMFKGKEQEIIQKFSNSINHSLISYARRDEFKDAIYLGIKSESQVFIKRPIYDYLKESDRMHIKATMNEEVYRYMDSKKVEEYIKEYLIKVINKKIQKNESLDSIVSQKSIDMIKNYIYNHRNEIVAEIEKFLQKEDMEKEIKTILYDAVKTKLNPMVAMFINVDTLYEKAIPIIMENLEKEKAKIAIISFINKQIDKFAKKEISEIVEEFSKEDGEDLINNIVSLLSNELLTKDLVKEIINLIEIKLKEDRVTFEDLLNMIKFNGKDTFDKVYKKLVSPKNLDSTIAPTLQSLIAELLNKNLNEIIPENAGNMHLTELDAWIDNIYGNLFKVESKNIFKALNISSMVEEKINELDVEFTEKIVLDIASKELNAITWLGALLGGIIGILTPIINNIM
- the metG gene encoding methionine--tRNA ligase, coding for MCNKKPFYITTPIYYPSAKLHIGNTYTTVAADAVARFKRLTGHDVMFLTGTDEHGQKIQRLAEKKGVTPKEYVDEIVAGIRKLWDIMDVKYDTFIRTTDKHHMDTVGKIFKKLYDQGDIYKSSYEGLYCTPCESFWTDTQAEGGKCPDCGRPVEKAKEEAYFLKMSKYAPKLIEYIETHPEFIQPESRKNEMLNNFLKPGLQDLCVSRTSFDWGIPVEFDKGHVVYVWIDALSNYISALGYENSEENIMERYWPADVHLVGKDIIRFHTIYWPIMLMALDLPLPKQVFGHGWLMLEDGKMSKSKGNVVDPEMLVSHFGVDAVRYYLLHEIPFGSDGIFSNEIFIKKTNSDLANDLGNLVSRTVTMIDKYFGGEIPEIGEKADIDEELISLALATPKKVEEAIDNLRIPVALDSIWSLIRRTNKFIDETEPWVLGKDEDKKSRLGTVLYILSESIRFSSILLSAFLPKASERINEQLGIKKDSFESLNEFNGTISGTRVNKNGVIFPRIDVEAKLQELEKISEEQRQKAKEALGIEKEQEMIPIKEEITIEDFEKIDLRVVKVLECEPVKKANKLLKLKVDLGGEVRQIISGIAKFYKPEDLIGKKVVLVANLKPAKLRGELSQGMILSAATNDDSELKVTSVADNIPTGSIVR
- a CDS encoding DMT family transporter, which encodes MEKVDNKKSLIADLSLLLCAIIWGVGFVATDTALKEGIKPFYTMAIRFSIAFVFLCILFFKKLKKVSKKDLKAGAVVGSILFLAFSLQTIGLQFTTPGKQSFLTGIYVVIVPFLYWIVTKKAPDKYTFLSTVLCLLGTSLLTLDGGFSIAKGDTLTLICAIFFAAQIVFIEYYIKETDPVILTILQMGMAAILSLICALVTKEQVPLDISTKGWLAVFYLGSVSTMIAYIIQNVAQKYTSSTHAAIILCLETVFGSVFSAILLKEKFTPKMILGCIIIFIALVTSETKLKFLRRSNLKKDLSE
- a CDS encoding M24 family metallopeptidase; translation: MSRVQRLVELMKEKSLDAMFIMKLSNVRYVSRFTDEASYLLVTKNNNYFITDGRFTEQAEIQCPEFKVLNWRNIGGSIGECVKVILTEWEKDITNIGFEKDKVTFGLYEGIKNSNPNIELVPTAGLVDGLRYVKDAEEKKFMVEAARIADKAFSEILNFVKPGMTENEVALQLEYFMRKEGAEGVSFDTILISGAKTSLLHGKPDDKVIENGEFLLFDFGALYKGYHSDMTRTIMIGEPDEKQVEVYNLVRKAEEEAVKTVKAGVKTDVPDKKAREVLEKYIEYYYPGIGHGVGLELHEEPFISNVGNRFFKEDCIVTVEPGIYIPGWGGVRVEDSVIVTEEGCEVITHSSKDLIIIK
- the proC gene encoding pyrroline-5-carboxylate reductase, giving the protein MSYNISFIGCGNMGHAMIGGIVKSELVKNSNIYVADAFKPCLERVKSEFGVNTTSDNKEVAKVADVLILSIKPNILDKVAEEIKDVIKKDCIVISIVAGKVIEHLDNVFGEDVKIVRAMPNTPALVGEGMSALCGNENIKEEDMERAKDIFSSFGGVEVLPENLIDAFVSVSGSSPAYIFMLIEAMADAAVCDGIPRNKAYKIAAQAVLGSAKMVIETGKHPGELKDMVCSPGGTTIEAVEILEEKGLRHAVMAAMKTCTAKCKLMAQSK